The following proteins are encoded in a genomic region of Brachypodium distachyon strain Bd21 chromosome 1, Brachypodium_distachyon_v3.0, whole genome shotgun sequence:
- the LOC104582192 gene encoding uncharacterized protein LOC104582192, producing the protein MPPRRRGRCGGRGNNGGRGNNSNEHNTEVDGSSHGDAEASMSQSANDNDAPAPNMTLSKWLAMRLDTFDGTGTPMDAASWLHTMEKYMGATVMTPQERVIFVAFQLKGLADDWWEGVRVAWTPVHGPPTWEVFVKQFTAKYYPTSFKEKMDVALRNIKQGDKTVDEYETEFSKIVHFVDHINQNEPEKTRRFFEGLNSEY; encoded by the coding sequence ATGCCTCCAAGGCGTCGTGGTCGCTGTGGGGGTCGTGGGAACAATGGGGGCCGCGGTAACAATTCAAATGAGCATAACACAGAGGTTGATGGGAGCAGCCATGGAGATGCAGAAGCATCCATGAGCCAATCTGCTAATGATAATGATGCCCCCGCTCCAAATATGACGCTCAGCAAGTGGTTGGCCATGCGCTTGGACACATTCGATGGGACAGGGACACCCATGGATGCTGCAAGTTGGTTGCACACAATGGAGAAGTATATGGGTGCAACAGTGATGACCCCACAAGAGAGGGTTATCTTTGTAGCTTTTCAGTTGAAGGGTTTGGCTGATGATTGGTGGGAAGGTGTTCGTGTAGCTTGGACTCCAGTCCATGGACCGCCTACATGGGAAGTTTTTGTTAAACAATTCACTGCTAAGTACTACCCAACTTCATTCAAGGAGAAGATGGATGTTGCCCTAAGAAATATCAAGCAAGGGGACAAGACCGTGGATGAGTATGAGACTGAATTTAGTAAGATTGTTCACTTTGTGGATCATATTAATCAGAATGAGCCTGAGAAAACTAGGAGATTTTTCGAAGGTCTCAATTCAGAATATTGA